GCACGTACGAGAGCGAAATCAACGTCGTTCCTTTGCTCGAAGCGGAGCCATTTCGACATTAAGCCGTTGCAGATCAAGGCGACAATCGAGATTGCTTCACAGGAAGGCCACGATGTCCGACGCCGGTCAAAAGCCGAAGATGCCCTACTGGCACGTCTACACGGATGCCGATGGGATCAGCCGGCAGCAGAAGTTCGAGCTCGAGAACTTCGAGCTGAAGGGCATCGACCCGCAGACCGCGCCGCAATGGAACGACAAGCAGGAGAAGACGCCGGCCATCGTCACCTTCACCGTGCTGCCGGTCGGCTGGGTCGGGGACTGGCACGAGAACCCGCGCCCGCAGTGGATCGCCGTGCTCTCCGGCCGCTGGTTCGTCGAGACGATGGACGGCACCCGCGTCGAGATGGGCCCCGGCGAGCTGATGATGGGCGAGGACCAGGGCACCAAGGGCCGCAAGGGCCACGTCTCCGGCACCGTCGGGAATGAACCGTGCACCATGATGGTCACCGGCCTCGTCGTGACACCGACGGTGAACCAGCCGGGCCGTTTCAAGTAGGGGCACCCATGGCAACCCATTACGACATCATCGTCGTCGGCTCAGGGCCCGGCGGCGCCTCGCTCGCGCAGCGCCTGGCGCCGACCGGCAAGAAGATCCTGATGCTGGAGCGCGGCGGCTACCTGCCGCGCGAGCAGCGCAACTGGGACTCGAAGGCGGTGTTCGTCGACGGCATCTACCAGACCACGGACACCTGGTACGGCGCCGACGGCAAGACGTTCCAGCCCGGCCT
This Beijerinckiaceae bacterium RH AL1 DNA region includes the following protein-coding sequences:
- a CDS encoding hypothetical protein (ID:RHAL1_01275;~conserved protein of unknown function;~source:Prodigal:2.6), translated to MSDAGQKPKMPYWHVYTDADGISRQQKFELENFELKGIDPQTAPQWNDKQEKTPAIVTFTVLPVGWVGDWHENPRPQWIAVLSGRWFVETMDGTRVEMGPGELMMGEDQGTKGRKGHVSGTVGNEPCTMMVTGLVVTPTVNQPGRFK